In Strongyloides ratti genome assembly S_ratti_ED321, scaffold srae_chrx_scaffold0000002, a single window of DNA contains:
- a CDS encoding Gamma-aminobutyric acid receptor-associated protein: MKWAYKDENPFERRLAEGKKIRNKYPDRIPVIVEKHPTSRLKDLDKKKYLVPSDLTVGQFYFLIRKRIQLRPEESLFFFVNNVIPQTMTTMGQLYRDHFEEDLFLYIAYNDESVYGS; the protein is encoded by the coding sequence ATGAAGTGGGCATATAAAGACGAAAATCCATTTGAAAGAAGACTTGCTGAAGGCAAAAAAATTCGTAATAAATATCCAGATCGTATTCCTGTTATCGTTGAGAAACATCCAACATCAAGATTGAAAGAtttggataaaaaaaagtatcttGTTCCTTCAGATCTCACTGTAGGacaattttactttttaatcaGAAAAAGAATTCAACTTCGACCAGAAGAATCTTTATTCTTCTTTGTTAACAATGTTATACCGCAAACCATGACTACTATGGGTCAACTTTACCGTGATCACTTTGAGGAAGATTTGTTTTTATACATTGCCTACAACGATGAAAGCGTCTATGGAtcctaa